Proteins co-encoded in one Gossypium arboreum isolate Shixiya-1 chromosome 11, ASM2569848v2, whole genome shotgun sequence genomic window:
- the LOC108473003 gene encoding inhibitor of trypsin and hageman factor-like produces the protein MTDCSDPGKSSWPELVGTNGEVAAHIIEKENPKVSVRIVKEGLMVTMDFRCDRVRVWVDNYGIVKTTPHIG, from the exons ATGACCGATTGCAGTG ATCCAGGAAAGAGTTCGTGGCCGGAGCTGGTGGGAACAAACGGCGAGGTGGCGGCACACATCATCGAAAAAGAAAACCCAAAGGTTAGCGTCCGAATCGTGAAAGAAGGACTGATGGTGACCATGGATTTTCGTTGTGATCGGGTGCGGGTTTGGGTGGACAACTATGGAATTGTGAAGACCACGCCTCACATTGGCTAA
- the LOC108472822 gene encoding inhibitor of trypsin and hageman factor, whose translation MSIQKGRQGLGTIYTNVFILLGHVFKDQTHPARYNSKLTQQSKREGERESNMSGCPGKNSWPELVGKDGEGAKTTIERENSNVDAIVLLDGTPVTRDFRCDRVWVWVDSNGHVVRPPTIG comes from the exons ATGAGCATTCAAAAAGGTCGGCAGGGACTTGGGACCATTTACACTAATGTGTTCATACTTTTGGGACATGTATTTAAAGACCAAACACATCCTGCCCGATACAATTCGAAACTCACACAGCAATCCAAGAGAGAAGGAGAAAGAGAAAGCAATATGTCTGGGTGTCCTG GGAAGAACTCGTGGCCAGAGCTGGTGGGCAAAGATGGAGAGGGTGCCAAGACAACGATAGAGAGGGAGAATTCAAATGTGGACGCCATAGTGTTGCTGGATGGAACGCCAGTCACTAGGGACTTCAGGTGTGATAGGGTCTGGGTTTGGGTTGATAGCAACGGCCACGTTGTTCGTCCCCCTACAATTGGCTAA